The proteins below are encoded in one region of Coffea arabica cultivar ET-39 chromosome 4c, Coffea Arabica ET-39 HiFi, whole genome shotgun sequence:
- the LOC113739122 gene encoding aldehyde dehydrogenase family 2 member B4, mitochondrial-like, with the protein MLLSNFRDGNYCLKSLLPNKTSQIDSKQFEKILQYVRSGIDGNATLECGGERVGSKGYYVQPNVFSNVKDDMLIAKDEIFGPVRSILKFKDLDEVIRRANATEYGLAAGVFAKNINTANTLSRGLRAGTVWINCYNIFDAAIPYGGYKMSCHGREKGIYSLKNHLQEKAVVTPLENPAWL; encoded by the exons ATGTTgctttcaaattttagagatgGAAATTACTGTCTCAAAAGTTTGTTGCCTAATAAAACATCGCAGATCGATTCTAAACAATTTGAGAAGATTCTTCAGTACGTAAGATCTGGAATTGATGGTAATGCTACCCTTGAGTGTGGAGGTGAAAGAGTTGGCTCCAAGGGCTATTATGTTCAACCAAATGTTTTCTCCAATGTTAAA GATGATATGCTGATAGctaaggatgaaatttttggcCCAGTGCGGTCAATCTTAAAATTCAA GGACCTTGATGAAGTGATCAGAAGGGCAAATGCAACAGAATATGGTCTGGCAGCAGGAGTTTTCGCAAAGAACATCAACACAGCAAACACATTATCACGAGGATTAAGGGCTGGAACAGTATGGATTAACTGCTATAATATCTTTGATGCTGCAATTCCATATGGTGGCTATAAGATGAGCTGTCatggaagagaaaaaggaatttaTAGCCTAAAGAACCATTTGCAGGAGAAGGCCGTTGTTACTCCATTGGAGAATCCAGCTTGGTTGTAA